In one Epinephelus lanceolatus isolate andai-2023 chromosome 19, ASM4190304v1, whole genome shotgun sequence genomic region, the following are encoded:
- the map1b gene encoding microtubule-associated protein 1B, protein MATLVESAEMETLGGQSNTGASPTSSSPSQHFNDSKFYLLVVIGEIVTEDHLKCAIADIEKGIRSWDTNLTDCNLDQELKLFVSRHSARFSADVRGQRILHHKSNVLETVVLINPSDDAVSTEVRLMISDTARHKLLVLSGQCSENSGELILQSGSFSFFNFIDIFTDQEIGELLSTIHPANKANLTLSCPEHGEWKNSNLDKHNLQDFINMKLNSTLILPEMEGLSEFTEYLSESVEIPSPFDMLEPPTSGGFLKLSKPCCYIFPAGCGDSALFAVNGFNMLINGGSDRKSCFWKLVRHLDRVDSILMTHIGDDNLPGINSMLQRKVAELEEEQSQGSTANSDWVKNMISPDIGIVFVNFPENLDNPEPNYRVRKTVEEAAFTQQFLTKLNLRLEPLQRPVGNTIEPLILFQKMGVGKLEMYVLNPSKNSKEMQHFMKQWTGSEKDTGSILLPNGKESEFPISYLTSISSLIVWHPANPSDKVVRVLFPGNATQHHVFEGLEKLKHLDFLKQPVVTQKTMSSNMPSTPTLKQAKMKHRTDSKESLKSTPKPSPSKSIRKDSKEEAPEKAKADAEASHEKTQKTEKKEKAPLKKDKAKAPEKESKAKSEQTAQNETPEKKKSEIKPKVERIVKKETKVSVEKKKEAKKEVAKKDDAPKQDIKKEEKVKKEEAKKVIKKDIRRDSPMKEKKEEKKDVKRPLKDIKKTSAAGEEKSLAPKPKPLKKDSASKKDAGVPSKLKEKGKPKVTKKETKVDSGELAASAAAVVDDLEVVRSLMSTPEDLTKDFEELRAEELVEDDATVQHIKEEEPVLIHHEEIIQTKESPEALESVDEGITTTEAEGDNGETPEEQVIKEKLNGSVSEKFEDEGTVMEETSEGGDYEEKGETEEVYEPQTVEPDKDKLTPSEDEHQDRNVEVKAADSVEGNDDITNKNVEVPYVCEAETKKHSLFVSASPKVSSPVSPAASIHDEIVPVGLESSTASDDENRDEPPEDYTVTSGHTQSTMEISSVPTPMDEMLTPRDLMSDENTNDESPSPDVGKFGTSTSGEFDRKKLSPLQGMAGLDHTQSDVTEGQDYSHSASTISPPSSLEEDKFGKGFLSTGKAEGFSTAQEPCDKFDIDSARLSSTSTTTPLIRSPSVDRKDQFDSPTLFAAPIELSTTLAGARATVDPSLSPDDKTLEGANSPQSSGHTPYYQSPVDEKAGALPPMSEDEAQGPVIVEVTSDKEDTSNRVTPEPNGQETGSSSPVERAMLSPKSPPPTDSDSPTKKDKSFFDIDHKKTGDSILSSGPMTKPESDTNLFTAFKEESKMSISEGTTSDKSGTPLEEVVAEDTFSHLASASTASLATSSLPEPTTDSPSLHAEVGSPHSTEVDDSLSVSVVQTPTTFHEAEGSPSKEDSPRPMSISPDISPKTKSRTQDTKSPEHSTMSIEFGQESPDHSLALDFSKQSPEHPSVGSSSRATENGPTEVDYSPSDGKNGRPSEDRASPVEKPFLSEENDSVLATSATPSDASQSTPSVTTPCQMTEILNAVAEQTDKSPVTPKASSLTHSPHSNEPSPVLGGPPAKDSISPVSPSVESITNKSDTQQKYDKSPSPPKAPSPSSSFTFSKEETISPAKETNPFKCEDSTPEAKSPVSPKVPLPSYLPLSSDPCHYNSACGSKDPDSTKKSPSAPSKTDVDLCLVTSCEYRHPRTELSPSFINPNPLEYFINEENAMDEEKPLAKSGGGPPPPGGKLSVKQCEETPPTSISESAPSQTDSDVPPGTEECPSITADANIDSEDDSETLPTDRTLTYRHADPPPAALRDSAPSSGHHDVCMVDPEALKAEENLHNANTDGGEKAKKKKLLKKSSSPARKSALSKVKDSKTSSPKKSVGEGKDAKNATNTSASRGVKSATSGTNSGKASGGASLPNCPPMYMDLVYIPNHCNAKNVDAEFFKRVRSSYYVVSGNDQTAQEPSRAVLDALLEGKAQWGNNMQVTLIPTHDTDVMREWYQETHDKQQELNIMVLASSSTVVMQDESFPACKIEM, encoded by the exons GGCAGAGAATTCTTCATCATAAAAGTAATGTCCTGGAGACAGTGGTGCTTATCAACCCTTCAGATGATGCAGTCAGTACTGAG GTTCGTTTGATGATCTCTGACACAGCCAGACACAAGCTTCTGGTTCTCTCAGGACAATGCTCTGAAAACAGCGGGGAGCTGATTCTTCAGTCTGGATCTTTCTCTTTCTTCAACTTCATAGACATATTCACTGACCAAGAG ATTGGTGAATTGCTCAGCACTATTCACCCAGCAAACAAAGCCAACCTCACACTCTCCTGCCCTGAACATGGCGAGTGGAAAAACTCCAACTTGGACAAACACAACCTGCAGGACTTCATTAACATGAAACTTAACTCCACTCTCATACTCCCTGAAATGGAGGGCCTCTCGGAGTTTACAGAGTATTTATCTGAATCAGTAGAGATCCCATCTCCTTTTGACATGTTAGAACCACCAACCTCAGGTGGATTCCTCAAACTCTCCAAACCATGCTGTTACATTTTCCCTGCTGGTTgcggtgactctgctctctttgCTGTCAATGGCTTCAACATGCTTATCAACGGTGGCTCAGACAGGAAGTCATGCTTCTGGAAGCTGGTGAGACACCTGGACCGGGTTGACTCCATCCTCATGACCCACATTGGTGACGACAACCTGCCAGGTATCAATAGCATGCTGCAGAGGAAGGTTGCAGAACTTGAGGAGGAACAGTCACAGGGATCGACAGCTAACAGCGACTGGGTGAAGAACATGATTTCTCCAGATATTGGTATTGTGTTTGTGAATTTTCCTGAAAACCTGGATAACCCAGAGCCTAACTACAGAGTGCGGAAGACTGTTGAGGAGGCAGCATTCACTCAGCAGTTCCTCACCAAGCTAAACTTGAGGTTAGAGCCTTTGCAAAGGCCTGTTGGAAACACTATAGAACCACTCATACTTTTCCAGAAAATGGGTGTTGGAAAGCTTGAGATGTATGTGCTTAATCCATCAAAGAACAGCAAGGAGATGCAGCACTTTATGAAGCAGTGGACAGGTAGTGAAAAAGACACCGGCTCCATTCTGCTGCCAAATGGAAAAGAATCTGAGTTCCCCATCTCTTACCTGACATCTATCTCTTCACTCATTGTGTGGCACCCTGCAAATCCCTCAGACAAGGTTGTGCGTGTTCTCTTTCCTGGAAATGCCACCCAGCATCACGTCTTTGAAGGTTTAGAAAAGCTAAAGCACTTGGACTTTCTGAAGCAGCCAGTTGTCACTCAAAAAACGATGTCTTCTAATATGCCGTCAACGCCAACTCTAAAGCAAGCTAAGATGAAACACAGAACAGACAGCAAAGAGAGCCTTAAGTCTACCCCAAAGCCATCACCAAGCAAAAGCATCAGGAAAGATTCAAAGGAGGAAGCACCAGAAAAGGCAAAGGCAGATGCAGAAGCATCtcatgaaaaaacacaaaagactgagaaaaaagaaaaggcccCGCTGAAAAAGGACAAGGCAAAGGCACCCGAGAAAGAATCAAAAGCCAAGTCAGAGCAAACAGCCCAAAATGAAACTCCAGAAAAAAAGAAGTCTGAAATAAAACCCAAAGTTGAAAGGATTGTTAAAAAGGAGACCAAAGTGTCTgtggaaaagaaaaaggaagcaAAGAAAGAAGTAGCAAAGAAAGATGATGCACCCAAACAGGACattaaaaaggaggaaaaagtaAAGAAAGAGGAGGCAAAGAAAGTTATAAAAAAGGATATAAGAAGGGACTCACctatgaaggagaagaaggaagaaaagaaagatgtcAAAAGGCCCTTGAAGGACATAAAAAAGACATCCGCTGCGGGTGAAGAAAAGAGTCTAGCACCAAAACCAAAGCCCCTGAAAAAAGACAGTGCTTCAAAGAAAGACGCAGGAGTCCCGTCAAAGTTAAAAGAGAAAGGAAAGCCAAAGGTGACAAAGAAGGAGACAAAGGTGGATAGTGGCGAACTTGCAGCTAGTGCAGCAGCTGTTGTAGATGATCTAGAAGTAGTAAGATCTCTTATGTCCACACCAGAGGACCTCACTAAGGACTTTGAGGAGCTTAGAGCTGAAGAGTTGGTGGAGGATGATGCAACTGTGCAACATATTAAGGAAGAAGAGCCTGTGTTGATCCACCATGAAGAAATAATACAAACCAAAGAATCACCTGAGGCATTAGAGTCTGTGGATGAGGGTATAACCACAACAGAGGCTGAAGGAGACAATGGAGAGACACCAGAAGAACAAGTTATTAAAGAAAAACTCAATGGCAGCGTCAGTGAGAAGTTTGAAGATGAAGGCACTGTAATGGAGGAGACATCAGAGGGAGGGGATTATGAAGAgaagggagagacagaagaagttTATGAGCCACAGACAGTGGAACCAGATAAAGATAAGCTTACACCCAGTGAAGATGAACACCAAGACAGAAATGTTGAAGTCAAAGCAGCAGATAGTGTTGAAGGCAACGATGATATAACTAATAAAAATGTAGAAGTTCCATATGTATGTGAGgcagaaacaaagaaacataGTCTGTTTGTATCAGCATCACCCAAAGTGTCCTCACCTGTTTCCCCGGCTGCATCTATCCATGACGAAATCGTTCCAGTTGGCTTAGAGAGTTCAACAGCCTCGGATGACGAGAACAGAGATGAACCCCCTGAGGATTACACCGTCACCTCTGGCCACACTCAGTCCACCATGGAGATATCCAGTGTGCCTACTCCCATGGATGAGATGTTGACTCCTAGGGACCTAATGAGTGATGAAAACACCAATGATGAGTCTCCTTCACCAGATGTTGGCAAGTTTGGGACATCAACATCTGGGGAGTTTGATAGGAAGAAACTGTCTCCACTTCAGGGTATGGCAGGGTTGGATCACACTCAGAGTGATGTCACAGAAGGCCAGGACTACAGCCACTCCGCTTCCACGATATCTCCCCCATCATCACTAGAAGAGGATAAATTTGGTAAAGGGTTTCTCTCCACAGGGAAAGCTGAAGGATTTTCAACAGCTCAAGAGCCATGTGACAAGTTTGACATAGATTCAGCTAGACTCAGTTCAACTTCCACAACAACACCTCTTATACGTTCTCCCTCAGTAGACCGCAAGGACCAGTTTGATTCTCCAACATTGTTTGCTGCTCCAATAGAGCTGTCCACGACGCTGGCAGGCGCCAGGGCAACAGTGGATCCCTCCCTCAGCCCAGATGATAAGACACTGGAAGGAGCTAACTCACCTCAGTCCTCTGGTCACACACCTTACTATCAGTCACCAGTAGATGAGAAAGCAGGTGCTCTACCACCTATGTCAGAAGATGAAGCACAGGGTCCGGTAATTGTGGAGGTGACAAGTGATAAAGAGGACACCTCCAATAGAGTTACTCCAGAACCTAATGGGCAAGAAACAGGAAGTTCCTCCCCTGTAGAGAGGGCAATGTTATCTCCAAAAAGCCCACCCCCAACTGACTCTGATTCCCCAACGAAGAAGGACAAGTCATTCTTTGATATAGATCATAAGAAAACTGGAGATTCCATTTTGTCCTCAGGACCAATGACCAAACCTGAATCAGACACTAATCTTTTCACAGCTTTCAAGGAAGAGAGTAAAATGTCAATTTCAGAGGGCACCACATCAGACAAATCTGGAACTCCTCTGGAGGAGGTGGTAGCAGAAgatacattttcacatttagCGTCAGCATCCACCGCCTCGCTGGCCACCAGCTCATTGCCGGAACCCACCACTGACTCTCCTTCCCTTCATGCTGAAGTAGGCTCTCCTCACTCAACAGAAGTAGATGACTCTTTGTCTGTCTCCGTGGTTCAGACCCCGACCACCTTCCATGAGGCTGAGGGATCTCCATCCAAAGAAGACAGCCCAAGGCCCATGTCTATCTCTCCAGACATCTCACCAAAGACAAAAAGCagaacacaggacacaaaatCCCCAGAGCACTCCACCATGTCAATCGAGTTTGGCCAGGAGTCCCCTGACCACTCCTTAGCCCTGGACTTCAGTAAGCAATCTCCGGAGCACCCATCAGTGGGAAGCAGCTCACGTGCTACAGAGAATGGCCCAACTGAGGTTGACTACAGTCCCTCAGATGGAAAGAATGGAAGACCATCTGAAGACCGGGCTTCTCCAGTGGAGAAGCCTTTTCTTTCTGAAGAGAACGATTCAGTCCTTGCAACCTCTGCAACCCCATCAGATGCATCTCAGTCCACTCCCTCTGTTACAACCCCATGCCAGATGACAGAAATACTTAATGCCGTGGCTGAGCAGACAGATAAGTCTCCAGTCACTCCAAAGGCATCCTCTCTCACCCACTCACCCCATTCCAATGAGCCATCCCCAGTGCTAGGAGGTCCTCCAGCTAAAGACAGTATCAGCCCAGTTTCACCATCTGTAGAGAGCATTACTAATAAATCTGACACACAGCAGAAATACGACAAGTCACCCTCACCTCCCAAAGCTCCTTCCCCATCATCGTCTTTTACCTTTTCAAAAGAAGAGACCATTTCCCCAGCAAAGGAGACTAATCcctttaaatgtgaggattcCACACCTGAGGCAAAATCCCCTGTGAGCCCCAAAGTTCCCCTACCATCATatctacctctctcctctgaTCCGTGTCATTACAATTCTGCTTGTGGCTCCAAGGACCCAGACTCCACCAAGAAGAGCCCCTCTGCTCCATCTAAGACAGATGTCGACCTCTGCCTAGTCACTTCATGTGAGTATCGTCACCCCAGGACAGAATTGTCCCCATCTTTCATCAACCCCAACCCTCTAGAATACTTCATCAATGAAGAGAATGCTATGGATGAGGAGAAGCCTCTGGCTAAGTCAGGAGGAGGGCCCCCACCTCCAGGAGGTAAGCTCTCTGTCAAGCAGTGTGAGGAGACCCCACCTACATCCATCAGTGAATCTGCCCCCTCCCAGACTGATTCAGATGTTCCACCAGGGACGGAGGAGTGCCCTTCCATTACAGCAGATGCTAACATTGATTCTGAAgatgactctgagactctgCCCACTGACAGAACgctgacctacagacatgctgATCCTCCTCCGGCGGCACTCAGGGACTCTGCTCCATCTTCAGGCCACCATGATGTCTGCATGGTGGATCCAGAAGCCCTCAAGGCTGAAGAAAACCTCCACAATGCTAATACAGATGGGGGAGAAAAGGCCAAGAAGAAAAAGCTCTTGAAAAAGTCTTCCTCGCCAGCCAGGAAGAGTGCTCTATCAAAAGTGAAAGACTCCAAGACTTCCTCTCCAAAGAAGAGTGTCGGAGAAGGGAAAGATGCCAAAAATGCAACCAATACCTCTGCATCCAGAGGTGTAAAAAGTGCCACATCAG gtACTAACAGTGGAAAGGCATCAGGTGGGGCATCTCTGCCCAACTGTCCTCCCATGTACATGGATTTGGTTTACATCCCCAATCACTGCAATGCCAAGAATGTGGATGCTGAGTTCTTTAAGCGGGTGCGCTCCTCTTACTATGTGGTCAGTGGCAATGATCAGACAGCTCAGGAGCCCAGCAGAGCTGTCCTTGATGCTCTTCTCGAAGGAAAGGCCCAATGGGGAAATAATATGCAG GTCACTCTGATTCCAACCCATGACACTGACGTGATGAGGGAGTGGTACCAGGAGACCCACGACAAGCAGCAAGAGCTCAACATCATGGTcctggccagcagcagcactgtcgTCATGCAGGATGAATCCTTTCCAGCTTGTAAGATAGAGATGTAG